One segment of Labrus mixtus chromosome 10, fLabMix1.1, whole genome shotgun sequence DNA contains the following:
- the si:ch211-39i2.2 gene encoding DNA damage-inducible transcript 4-like protein-like produces the protein MVYTTALLFGHGVSVMSEDQSVMDMIGKYFSQLTSPGRQTSPGRRDSVESCDETDYNNSPFANLEASLDYEEKQDITQQIERCLTEAKASTLHCQVLLLPHHMTTRVGQDVVRSSADEPCGLRGASIRVYVQGKDVLKSVGSISPDPSVTPTFELSVIFKADERDGWPSLKRIFDTNKVLKLRPEYRLVKRKLYSSASPVIHDFS, from the exons ATGGTGTATACTACGGCTCTTCTCTTCGGACACGGAGTGTCCGTCATGTCAGAGGACCAAAGTGTCATGGACATGATCGGAAAATACTTTTCACAGCTCACATCCCCGGGCCGACAGACGAGCCCGGGCCGACGGGACAGTGTCGAAAGCTGCGATGAGACCGATTACAACAACTCTCCTT TTGCAAACTTGGAGGCCAGTCTGGACTACGAAGAGAAGCAGGATATTACCCAGCAGATCGAGCGCTGTCTGACAGAGGCCAAAGCATCCACCCTCCACTGCCAGGTGCTGCTCCTGCCTCACCACATGACCACCCGGGTGGGCCAGGATGTGGTGCGATCCTCTGCTGATGAGCCCTGTGGGCTCCGGGGCGCCTCCATCAGGGTCTATGTGCAGGGCAAAGATGTCCTGAAGTCTGTGGGGAGCATCTCCCCAGACCCAAGTGTGACCCCGACGTTTGAGCTGTCTGTGATCTTCAAGGCAGACGAGAGAGACGGCTGGCCGTCACTCAAGCGCATTTTTGATACCAACAAAGTGTTGAAGCTGAGACCGGAGTACAGGCTGGTGAAGAGGAAGCTCTACTCCTCTGCCAGCCCTGTTATTCATGATTTCAGCTAG